The segment GGTATGCTAAGGGTTGAAATTTTATGTGCAAAATGCAATGCACATTTAGGTCATGTTTTTGATGACGGACCAAATCCTACCGGGAAAAGATATTGTGTAAATTCATTATCTTTAGATTTCAAGACAAAAGAATAGCTTGAAATAATTATCTAACACATACCCTAATGGAATGGTCAGCCACTATAAAAAGCTTTAAAGCCTATTTAAAGCTCGAAAAATCAGTATCTAACAATACTATAGAAGCCTATTTACGGGACATTCACAAGTTACATTCGTATTTATCTGCCAAGCCCGACTCTAAACTTCCAAAGGATGTTAAAACAGAAGATTTAGAGCAATTTTTAGCCTTTCTGTTTGATATGGGATTAAGCTCTCATTCTCAGGCAAGAATTCTCAGTGGTATTAAAAGTTTTTTCAATTTTCTTATCATTGAAGAAATTATTAAGGTAAACCCTACTCAACTACTAGAAGGACCAAAACTGCAAAGAAAAATTCCTGAGGTATTGAGTTTGGAAGAAATTAATGCGCTGATAGATCAAATTGACCATAGTACACCTGAAGGAACGAGAAACCGGGCTATCATAGAAATCTTATATGGTTGCGGATTGCGGGTAAGTGAGTTAGTTGACTTAAAAATAAATCAGTTATTCTTTGATGTAGATTTTATTCGTGTGATTGGTAAAGGAAACAAAGAAAGACTGATTCCCGTAGGAAAAGATGCTGTTAAATATGTGAATATATATCTGACGAACTACAGAAACCAAATGAAAATAGATAAAGAATCAGAAGAGTTTTTGTTTTTAAATCGCAGAGGTAAAAAACTCACGAGAATTATGATTTTTACAATCTTAAAAACCTTGGCAACAAAAGCCGGTATTAAGAAAAAAGTAAGTCCGCATATACTCAGACATTCATTTGCTACACATCTGATAGACGGAGGAGCAGATTTGCGTGCTATACAAGAAATGCTTGGTCATACTTCTATAACTACTACTGAGATTTACACCCATGTTGATAAAGACTACTTAAGAGAAACCTTATTAACTTTTCATCCTCTGTATAAAGAAGCAAATTAATTCGACCTTTTTATATAATACTCTCTTTGTAGGTCAATATATTCATAATTTATCAGTAATTTATCTTCATCAATCTCTATAAGAGCCGGCCTTTGGGCATCCTCAAAGCTTATAAATAAACGATCCGGATAAATATCAGAATAATGTATATCATAGGTAATCGTTTTACTCTCACCATTGATTACTCTTAAAACAGTAAAGTTTTCAAAAAACCTTAAGGAAATGGTATTCCCTTCCATTTCAGGGGTAATCGTTTGCGGATTCCTGCCGCAACAAACTGTATACTCCCAATCCCAGGTGCCTATAAGTTTTTCCTGCATTTTACTGATTTCATCTTTCATTTCTACTTTTTCTTCATTATTCTGTGTAATGTCATCTGTTTGAGCTGTATTTTTAGTTTTACAGGACGAAAACATAAAGCAAACAAGGATAATCATATGGAGTTTAAATAAGTTCACAAGCATATAGTTTTATACAAAAATAACTTTTTCGGTTAAAAATAAAAGAGTCTCACTCAAAATGAGTGAGACTCTTTTAAAACTATGAGATTAAATTTATCGTAATAAATGGAAACTTTCATTAATTACTTTAGTCTCTCCGGTAACCAGTTCGACCACAGCATAGAACACATATGTTCCTGTAGGTTGCATTTGGCCTTTAAAGGTACCATCCCAACCGTTTGCCGGATCATCATGTACTACCTGTCCCCATCTGTTAAATACTCTAAATTCACGGATTGTAGCAGGTCCTGTAACGATAACTTCAAATACAGAGTTTACACCTCCTCTTTCCGGAGCAAATGCATTTGGTACATAAATAATCTCTTCATCAAAGATGTCGACAAAGATACTATCTACCCCTGAACAACCACTTGTATCTGTAATCATTACAACAAATGTAGTTGGATCGGTAACCGTAGCATTAGGATTCTGAGCTGTAGCATCATCTAACATTTCAGCAGGTGTCCAGCTGTATGTATAAGGCTCTGTTCCACCAAATCCTTCAGAGGAAAGATTAGAAACATCTCCTTCAACTACTATTTCCGGATTAGCAAATGCTGATGCAGTTACGAGAATTTCATCAACTAAGAAAGTTTTATTAATAAATCCACACTCAGGATG is part of the Chitinophagaceae bacterium genome and harbors:
- the xerD gene encoding site-specific tyrosine recombinase XerD, coding for MEWSATIKSFKAYLKLEKSVSNNTIEAYLRDIHKLHSYLSAKPDSKLPKDVKTEDLEQFLAFLFDMGLSSHSQARILSGIKSFFNFLIIEEIIKVNPTQLLEGPKLQRKIPEVLSLEEINALIDQIDHSTPEGTRNRAIIEILYGCGLRVSELVDLKINQLFFDVDFIRVIGKGNKERLIPVGKDAVKYVNIYLTNYRNQMKIDKESEEFLFLNRRGKKLTRIMIFTILKTLATKAGIKKKVSPHILRHSFATHLIDGGADLRAIQEMLGHTSITTTEIYTHVDKDYLRETLLTFHPLYKEAN